A segment of the Anoplolepis gracilipes chromosome 14, ASM4749672v1, whole genome shotgun sequence genome:
ACATAGTTGCTATTTCGTTTAGACATTTTAACATCAAACTTTTGTCATTTCCCTCACCATCCTGCGTCGAGGTTAGCCTGGGCCAAAACAGTCTGACGCGCGCGCCGCAGTTGAATTAAACGCGCCTATATAGCTCTGCAATACAAAAACAACGACATACGCAtgaatgtatacatatatatatatatatatatataaatataaaaatatttcaaaataatctgaGGAAGAAaccttgaaaaaaatatctccaaTTGTTATCATgttgtttattattacttttttatatccacgctttgtctctctctctctctctctctctctctcttcctctttttttctctctttctaaatttatgcgcatatatatatatatctatatataatatttgcttctatcaatttaaaattgcattaaatatgtagagagagagaaaaaaaacaaaaaaaaaacctcgctagctaaataaatttattttacttttcgtGGCTTCGTTTCTTCCTCTCCATATAAAGTCTGAAAATACAGCTGTCTCATTTTAAACGCGAAGCCCCGAGACgtcatacataaatatttctcttttcggATGAGAGAAACACTGGTCACGGCCTCGCACATACTCAAGTgcgtacgcgcgcgcgcgcgcgcgagcgcgtcGCGTCACGAGCGTCACGCACACATGCGTGCACTGACGTAACGTGATTGGCTACACGTTTCAcatcgcgagagagagagagggaggtaACGATAAGGTCTTGCGCTCCAGCGACGCTATTTCTgtcacatatatgtgtatacgtgACACGCACACAGCTGttgcgtacatatatatatatatatatatatatatatatacgtgtatgtgtgaatgcatacatatacgttGCGTTTACTTGCGCAGTAAAAGCGTGAAGCGTCGAGTGTGACATCGAGTCGCAATTAGTTGGTAAACTGGTGTCAAGCTCGCGGGCGACTAAGGTCGAGTGCGGGACGAGTTTAAGgaaacttgaaaatatataggtaCAGGGCGCGTATTGGAAATTGATCTGGACAGTGACCGTGATACTACGTCAACAGTGACAACAATGTCCGTAATTATGGATTGTTTTCGTCAGTAGCGGACGCTACGCATAAAGTTCTCTCGCGTTGAAGGAGAATTCACGCCTCTCTCGGAGCATAAATCGCTCGTCGTTCCAGGTAGCTCTGTGTGTGCGTGTTTTGTGCGACTTTCTCGCCAGAAAGACGATAATTCGAATCGAGGAGAGAATTGGAGAAAGAGGCAAAGCGCCTTTGTCTCTCGGTGGATTCATCGCGTTGTCCTTCTTGTTTCACCTTCGTATATTccgtctttctctctgtctctctctctctctctctctctctctctctctctctttttctctgtctctgtctctctttctgtcaCGTAGTGCAAAGTGTACGAGGACTGACGGTTCCTCGGGGGAACCCTTGTCGTACGTTTAGAGTCCGTTCTAGAACTCTATCACTTTTCCCCAACTCCTTGATTAGCTATCTGTAATGTGCAAGTACAGTAAACAAGCCGGGAAGATCACTACGTCGACGATTAATCTCGTACACTCGAAGAGGAAAGGAATCTTCATATACATAAAAGAGATGCCCAACGACTTGATAAGTCTTCGAAGTCGAAGAAGTTTTTTGACATTTCGTTTATACTGAACGACTTGGCTGATAAGAAAATCTGAGAAAATTGATCAAGATTCGCTTGGACAGCGAGCAACGACAGAGTCTCTTAGGATCACGGAATGTCAACATTGTAAGGCAGGTGATCTGGTCAAGgagaattaaatacaatttccaGCTCGAGGCTCAGTTGTTTTGTATAATCAGAGCAGTCGCGATTATTGTCATCATGAAGCTGCTAGAGAATACGCGTTTCGAAGCTTTAAACAGTGCCTTGTCCATCGAGACTGGGGATAGTAAGATAATTGCAAGGTGAGATAAACGCTGCAAGACTCTTATCTCGAATCAATCTTGATACTGTTTACAtgcaattttttgttatcacTGCAGGATCGAGAGTTATTCTTGTAAAATGGCAGGCAATGATAAACAGATGTACAAACGATTCAACTCGGAAGAGGGAGTCACGCCGCACGATTTGCAAGCTTTATCACCGCCGCAGACATTTTTAGGAACCTCTCCAGCTCAGGGATACTTGAGgtattttcaagataatttgcctgaaatcataaattttcccATTGTAAGTTTTGTTCAGTCGATACTAACTGTCTCACATTCTTGCCTATGTttactttttgataaaacCACAATGTGCGTTGAATCACAAGGTGATATTgacttaaattaatacatgttTCTTTAACAGTCGTAGTGTCTCCGGCGACGAAGAGGGGGCGATTGCGCTGTGCGATACCATCAATAGAAGGACATTATTTTACTTGACCACTACGCTAAATTCAACTTTTAATCAGGACTACGATTTCTCGGATGCCAAAAGCGAAGAGTTCAGCAAAGAACCGAACTTACAGTGTGTAAAAAACGCGGTACAAAGTCATCTCAGCGCAACCGCGAACGATCATTATCGCGATTTGCACGAAGCTCTTTGGACTGCTATTGACGAAGAGATATCGTTGAAGGAATGTGATATCTACAGGTAAACATTCGACGATTGCTTTGCTGTGCACAAAATGAAATGTACAGACTATGCATTCCTATGAGCCATTATCAAATTGTTATCTCTACGATACAAAATtagaatgtataaaattaattatatagaacatgcaaattaaatagaagatggaagaatatatttacaatgatagaatatttttacagttaTAATCCAGACTTTGCGTCAGATCCATTTGGGGAAGATGGATGTCTATGGTCTTTTAATTACCTGTTTCACAACAAAAAGCTAAAACGTATCGTAGTTTTCACTTGCAGAGCAATAAAGTAAGTGTactcttttttaaaagaagaggaattttctattttaaccCTGCTTAACGCATTTTGTTCATTTTACTTTGCAGTCCCCTCTATATACCAGATTCCGGAGTTGGTAGCGACTTTGCAATGGACGAAGATGACGAggattgttattattaaatcaaacatatatatatatatgcatatatggtTGCTGCAATCTTCACGATTTTCTTTAGACATATAACGGCAAATGAGTACTCGTTTATTCCCAACTTTACATAACTTTGAATTTTAGTACTGTCctactatataattttcataataagtTGCGTAgcacgctttttttttttttttaatgccaGAATTTAGAATTTCTGTCTACTTATTACTGTAAATGAGTAATAATGGTTACTCATTTACTCAATACAgtgatattgcaaaaatttttagaagataAACATCTTATTTTCATAGttgattaaacaatattaatctttaatatcttataacGAAATCTCTTgtgagaaagaatttttttataagaagtaGATGCACATATATcctacacatatatatatatatatatatataaattatctctttatgtgtgaaaattttatgaatttattagaatataaagtataaagatTCTCCCTTCGGTCTCTTTGTAATGTGATTACGTTATCATTCTCTATACAATTgtattctatacatatatattttgaggGCAAAATGtgtgtgaataataaaacccactgatatatatatatatatacatatacatatacatatacatatacatatacatacattatatatatataattatagcaatttctcaatcataaaaaatcatgaatcatctacaattttatacaacaatttttcatactattcaaatatagaattattaactttattagaagaacatgttttctttttcttttcagtttattcattttttcattgttaataacaagagaaatatttttataaaactgcagATTGAAGATTAGAGAttctattttctaaaaaaaaaaaaaaaattgaatttgttcGCGCCTTTTCTGGTTATATATAATCGGTAACATTGATCCAGAAAAAAACCTAGATCTAGTTACAAAAGACTGCGTACTTCCTGTCACAA
Coding sequences within it:
- the Maf1 gene encoding repressor of RNA polymerase III transcription MAF1 homolog, whose translation is MKLLENTRFEALNSALSIETGDSKIIARIESYSCKMAGNDKQMYKRFNSEEGVTPHDLQALSPPQTFLGTSPAQGYLSRSVSGDEEGAIALCDTINRRTLFYLTTTLNSTFNQDYDFSDAKSEEFSKEPNLQCVKNAVQSHLSATANDHYRDLHEALWTAIDEEISLKECDIYSYNPDFASDPFGEDGCLWSFNYLFHNKKLKRIVVFTCRAINPLYIPDSGVGSDFAMDEDDEDCYY